The following coding sequences lie in one Listeria ivanovii subsp. londoniensis genomic window:
- a CDS encoding CvpA family protein → MILNAIILIILVCSFFAGFRAGLIKQLILLVGYILAFFVSYTYYEDLAPHLTFIPYPSVDSTNGLSTILEELRTESAYYNVLSFVIIFIVAIIIVHMLASLAGGLTKIPILRQINGLLAAVIGVINSYLFIFVALFIMAVYPATWTENVLHGSSIAQWILENTPILSMQFYDWMTDILPK, encoded by the coding sequence ATGATTTTAAATGCGATTATTTTAATTATACTTGTTTGTAGCTTTTTTGCAGGATTTCGAGCAGGGCTAATCAAACAACTTATTTTATTAGTAGGGTACATTTTGGCATTTTTTGTTTCGTATACATACTACGAAGATTTAGCGCCACATCTTACTTTTATCCCGTATCCAAGCGTGGATAGTACAAATGGACTTTCTACTATATTAGAAGAACTTAGAACAGAATCAGCTTATTATAATGTTTTAAGCTTCGTGATTATTTTTATTGTGGCGATTATTATCGTTCATATGTTAGCTTCCCTTGCAGGTGGACTTACTAAAATTCCGATTTTGCGACAAATCAATGGTTTACTTGCAGCAGTTATTGGTGTAATTAACTCATACTTATTTATTTTTGTTGCTTTGTTTATTATGGCTGTTTATCCAGCGACTTGGACGGAAAACGTGTTACATGGTTCGAGTATTGCCCAGTGGATACTTGAAAACACACCAATATTATCCATGCAATTCTATGATTGGATGACTGACATTTTACCAAAATAA
- a CDS encoding endonuclease MutS2, with protein sequence MDKKVEAILEFDKIKKQLTEFASSSLGEQAILALTPDTDFQVVQKAQLETEEGAKIIRLRGSAPITGLTDVNAHLKRLEIGGDLNGLEIYQIGSNLRVSRQMKNFMADLLEVGVELPLLGALSEELLVLKDVEEDITISIDESGKVLDTASEALSSIRRTLRRTEDRVREKLESYLRDRNASKMLSDAVITIRNDRYVIPVKQEYKGHYGGIVHDQSASGQTLFIEPQSVVDLNNERKALQAKENQEIERILAEISASLAGWIKEIHHNTFILGRFDFILAKARFGKAMKAVTPHLSDDGVVRLLGARHPLLERDKVVANDIYLGEDFTTIVITGPNTGGKTITLKTLGLLTLMAQSGLQIPAQEDSTIAVFEHVFADIGDEQSIEQSLSTFSSHMTNIVSILAKVNHKSLILYDELGAGTDPQEGAALAISILDASHAKGASVVATTHYPELKAYGYNRAHATNASVEFNVETLSPTYKLLIGVPGRSNAFDISRRLGLSETIITEARSLVDTESADLNDMISSLEEKRNLAESEYEEARELARGAEALLKDLQKEISNYYQQKDKLIEQASNKAATIVEKAEAEAEEIIHELRTMQLNGAAGIKEHELIDAKTRLGKAKPKTINKTIPQAPKQKPHVFKNGDNVRVLSLGQKGTLLNKINDTEWNVQIGIIKMKIKTTDLEYIQPEKPKKQRIITSVHSSDSPAKSELDLRGERYEDALQKVDKYLDEALMAGYPQVAIIHGKGTGALRTGVTEYLKNHRMVKSIRFGAAAEGGNGVTIVEFK encoded by the coding sequence ATGGATAAAAAAGTAGAAGCAATTTTAGAATTTGATAAAATAAAAAAACAACTGACCGAATTTGCTTCTTCTTCACTTGGAGAACAAGCTATTTTAGCGTTAACTCCAGATACGGACTTTCAAGTAGTTCAAAAAGCACAACTTGAAACCGAAGAAGGAGCGAAAATTATTCGTTTGCGAGGCAGCGCGCCAATTACTGGTTTGACCGATGTAAATGCCCATTTGAAACGACTTGAAATCGGTGGGGATTTAAATGGTTTAGAAATCTACCAAATCGGTAGCAACCTTCGCGTAAGTCGTCAAATGAAAAACTTTATGGCGGATTTACTTGAAGTAGGTGTGGAACTTCCACTCCTCGGCGCACTTTCTGAGGAACTTTTAGTATTAAAAGATGTGGAAGAAGATATCACCATTTCGATAGATGAAAGCGGGAAAGTACTCGATACGGCAAGTGAAGCACTAAGTTCGATTCGCCGGACTTTACGCCGTACCGAAGACCGAGTACGTGAAAAATTAGAATCATATTTGCGCGATCGTAACGCTTCAAAAATGTTAAGTGACGCCGTTATTACGATTCGAAATGATCGCTATGTTATTCCCGTGAAGCAAGAATATAAAGGTCATTACGGCGGGATTGTTCACGATCAATCCGCTTCTGGTCAAACTCTCTTTATCGAACCACAAAGCGTAGTAGACTTAAATAATGAGCGTAAAGCACTACAAGCAAAAGAAAACCAAGAAATCGAACGTATCCTTGCTGAAATTTCTGCCTCATTAGCTGGTTGGATTAAGGAAATTCACCATAATACCTTTATTCTTGGACGGTTCGATTTTATTCTTGCCAAAGCACGTTTTGGTAAGGCGATGAAAGCTGTAACACCGCATTTAAGCGATGATGGAGTTGTTCGACTTTTAGGGGCAAGACACCCACTACTAGAAAGAGACAAAGTGGTTGCCAATGATATTTATTTAGGGGAAGATTTCACGACTATCGTTATTACTGGACCAAATACAGGCGGAAAAACCATTACACTGAAGACATTAGGGTTGCTCACGTTGATGGCGCAATCTGGTTTACAAATCCCTGCCCAAGAGGATTCAACTATTGCCGTATTTGAACATGTCTTTGCTGATATTGGTGACGAACAATCCATCGAACAAAGCTTGAGTACTTTCTCCTCTCATATGACCAATATCGTTTCCATTTTAGCAAAAGTAAATCACAAATCACTTATTTTGTATGATGAACTTGGCGCTGGAACAGATCCACAAGAAGGAGCGGCCCTTGCGATTTCGATTTTAGACGCGAGCCATGCAAAAGGAGCAAGTGTTGTTGCGACGACTCATTACCCAGAACTAAAAGCATATGGTTATAATCGTGCTCATGCGACCAATGCTTCAGTAGAGTTCAATGTTGAAACCCTAAGCCCAACTTATAAATTACTGATTGGCGTACCAGGACGAAGCAATGCCTTTGATATTTCTCGTCGGTTAGGTTTAAGTGAGACAATCATAACCGAAGCAAGAAGCTTAGTTGATACAGAAAGCGCCGACTTAAATGATATGATTTCTAGTTTAGAAGAAAAACGAAATCTTGCTGAATCAGAATACGAAGAAGCACGGGAACTAGCTCGCGGGGCTGAAGCTTTACTTAAAGACTTACAAAAAGAAATTAGCAACTACTACCAACAAAAAGATAAATTAATCGAACAAGCGAGTAACAAAGCAGCCACAATTGTTGAAAAAGCTGAAGCAGAGGCAGAAGAAATTATCCACGAACTCCGCACGATGCAATTAAACGGAGCAGCTGGAATAAAAGAGCATGAACTAATCGACGCAAAAACCAGACTAGGTAAAGCAAAACCAAAAACAATCAACAAAACGATTCCCCAAGCACCGAAACAAAAGCCACACGTTTTTAAAAATGGCGATAATGTGCGCGTGCTCTCACTTGGACAAAAAGGAACGCTATTAAACAAAATAAACGACACAGAATGGAATGTGCAAATCGGCATTATCAAAATGAAAATCAAAACAACCGATTTAGAGTACATTCAACCCGAAAAACCGAAAAAACAACGCATTATCACATCTGTCCATAGCAGCGATTCCCCAGCAAAAAGTGAACTAGATTTGCGCGGTGAACGTTACGAAGACGCACTCCAAAAAGTAGATAAATATCTCGATGAAGCATTAATGGCTGGTTATCCACAAGTCGCAATTATTCATGGTAAAGGAACAGGTGCCCTTCGAACTGGGGTTACCGAATACTTGAAAAATCATCGTATGGTGAAATCTATTCGTTTTGGTGCAGCAGCAGAGGGTGGCAATGGTGTAACTATTGTAGAGTTTAAGTAA
- a CDS encoding MMPL family transporter — protein sequence MKWILKLRWAILAFWLVAAVVLMLIAPPMADLVREKGELKLPDGYPSSLATEMQKKHNPDDKGSAYIAVYTADHKLTGTELNNIEKSLDSIDADKEELHVTNVLSSFNQPELKDKFLSKDGKTMVATLTVDDSDASVESIRTDLDKKMDIKGVDTYLTGNKLIQEDVIQGSEDGLHKTEGITVVFILVVLFLVFRSAVAPFIPLITVGISYLVAQSTVAFLIDLFNFPVSTYTQIFMVCIMFGIGTDYCILLMSRFKEEMGAGLNPQEAVHATYRTAGKTVIYSGVAVLVAFTSLYFVQFELYRSAVAVGVGIIVLLVSLYTLVPFFMSTLGTHLFWPLNKNISHKENKIWGAAGKFTFRRPWIALLIVAAITLPPILLHTGTESFNSLDEISDKYPSKKGFEIVSDSFGAGQVAPTQIFIENDDDMRTTDYIAQIEKISADLSHLKGVDMVMSASRPAGKRVDDIYINNQAGQVNDGVDQATDGVGQVKEGLDSASSELKKSEPALDQAVQGINDLQKGTVATQQGVNQLQSALTQIQTGIESGASGAGDLKQGVAEARSQLTTLQNGEAQIQAGYVEIQKNLQNVANQLKSFENPNSQAIDTSKLEAQFKKIGDSFQTFAAAHPEVRNDPKFQQLATDIQGLQTAGTELKTAAGKQMAALQSKMTELNQGIQQLATAMNQLNEQSKQISTGLDAFNSGLGQIETGLDQLEQGLNQAADGQSQVVAKMPEISSALSQIAAGQGTLKDGFSGITGQMGELTDGLTSGADGLGKVQNGLNTANGLINDWSKVPYASSGIYVPEELLQNKDFQKVLDQYISDDGKLATINVVLTKNPYSNAAMDSIDDINDQLDASMKGTKLENAKIGIGGMTSTNYDTRDMSTADYHLVLVIVLASVFVTLVIVLRSLVMPLYLIASLVLTYFAALGFAEIIFMRILGYSGLTWATPFFGFVVLVALGIDYSIFLMSRFNEYNGLPVRERMIKAMKNMGGVIFSAVIILGGTFAAMMPAGVLSLLEIATVVLIGLILYAVVILPLFVPVMVKLFGRGNWWPFITRKGDHQENVPPKK from the coding sequence ATGAAATGGATTTTAAAACTGCGCTGGGCTATTTTAGCTTTTTGGCTTGTAGCTGCAGTTGTATTGATGTTAATTGCGCCGCCCATGGCTGATCTTGTGCGCGAAAAAGGGGAACTTAAATTACCAGATGGCTATCCGTCGTCGCTTGCTACAGAAATGCAAAAGAAACATAATCCAGATGACAAAGGTTCCGCTTATATTGCTGTTTATACGGCCGACCATAAATTAACTGGAACAGAATTAAACAACATCGAAAAATCATTGGATTCCATTGATGCAGATAAAGAAGAACTTCATGTAACCAATGTTTTATCAAGCTTTAACCAGCCCGAATTAAAAGATAAATTTCTTTCTAAAGATGGGAAAACAATGGTAGCCACTTTAACAGTAGACGATTCAGATGCTTCTGTTGAAAGTATTCGTACCGATTTAGATAAAAAAATGGATATCAAAGGAGTAGATACCTATTTAACTGGAAATAAACTAATACAAGAAGATGTTATCCAAGGTTCCGAAGATGGTTTACATAAAACGGAAGGAATTACTGTCGTCTTTATTCTCGTCGTATTATTCCTTGTATTCCGCTCTGCTGTGGCGCCATTTATTCCGCTAATTACAGTTGGGATAAGTTATCTCGTTGCGCAAAGTACGGTAGCCTTTTTAATAGATCTCTTTAATTTCCCTGTTTCCACGTATACGCAGATATTTATGGTTTGTATCATGTTTGGGATAGGAACCGATTATTGTATACTCTTGATGAGTCGATTTAAGGAAGAAATGGGCGCTGGACTAAATCCACAGGAAGCTGTTCATGCAACGTATCGTACAGCAGGAAAAACAGTAATTTATAGTGGGGTTGCAGTTTTAGTTGCATTTACATCGCTTTATTTTGTCCAATTTGAGTTATATCGTTCTGCAGTAGCAGTAGGAGTCGGAATTATTGTCTTACTTGTCTCACTTTATACACTAGTACCATTTTTCATGAGTACGCTTGGAACGCATTTGTTCTGGCCATTAAATAAAAACATTAGCCACAAAGAAAATAAAATATGGGGAGCAGCTGGTAAATTCACCTTTAGAAGACCGTGGATTGCATTACTAATAGTTGCTGCCATTACTTTACCACCAATCTTACTTCATACTGGAACAGAATCCTTTAACTCACTCGATGAAATTAGCGATAAATATCCATCAAAAAAAGGATTTGAAATTGTTTCGGATAGTTTTGGAGCCGGTCAAGTAGCACCAACACAAATCTTTATCGAAAATGATGATGATATGCGAACCACTGACTATATTGCGCAAATCGAAAAAATTTCTGCTGATTTATCCCACTTAAAAGGTGTGGATATGGTCATGAGTGCTTCACGGCCAGCCGGGAAACGCGTGGATGATATTTATATTAACAATCAAGCTGGCCAAGTAAATGATGGGGTCGATCAAGCCACAGATGGCGTTGGCCAAGTCAAAGAAGGACTTGATTCTGCTAGTTCTGAATTAAAAAAATCAGAACCAGCACTTGACCAAGCTGTCCAAGGTATTAACGATTTACAAAAAGGAACCGTCGCTACACAACAAGGTGTAAATCAACTTCAAAGTGCCCTTACGCAAATCCAAACAGGTATTGAAAGTGGCGCAAGTGGAGCAGGGGATCTAAAACAAGGCGTGGCTGAAGCAAGGTCGCAACTCACCACTTTACAAAACGGGGAAGCGCAAATTCAAGCTGGCTATGTTGAAATTCAAAAAAATCTCCAAAATGTAGCAAATCAACTAAAAAGTTTTGAGAATCCTAATTCACAAGCAATTGATACATCTAAATTAGAAGCACAGTTCAAAAAAATTGGTGATTCATTCCAAACTTTTGCAGCTGCACATCCAGAAGTTAGAAATGACCCTAAATTCCAGCAATTAGCGACTGATATTCAAGGGCTACAAACAGCAGGAACCGAGCTTAAAACAGCTGCAGGAAAACAAATGGCGGCATTACAATCAAAAATGACCGAATTGAACCAAGGAATTCAACAACTTGCTACTGCAATGAACCAATTAAATGAACAATCCAAACAAATTTCGACGGGACTTGACGCATTTAATTCTGGGCTTGGTCAAATCGAAACAGGACTTGATCAATTAGAGCAAGGCTTAAATCAAGCTGCAGATGGTCAAAGCCAAGTAGTTGCTAAAATGCCAGAAATCTCGAGTGCCCTATCGCAAATTGCAGCAGGACAAGGCACATTAAAAGATGGATTTTCTGGAATTACTGGACAAATGGGCGAACTTACCGATGGCTTAACTTCTGGAGCAGATGGTTTAGGCAAAGTACAAAATGGTCTAAACACAGCTAACGGTCTTATCAACGATTGGTCTAAGGTTCCATATGCTAGTTCTGGAATCTATGTACCAGAAGAATTGCTTCAAAATAAAGACTTCCAAAAAGTATTAGATCAATATATATCCGATGACGGAAAACTAGCAACAATTAATGTTGTGTTAACAAAAAACCCCTACTCTAATGCCGCCATGGATTCGATTGATGACATCAACGACCAGTTAGATGCAAGTATGAAAGGGACTAAATTAGAGAATGCTAAGATTGGAATTGGTGGAATGACGAGCACCAACTATGATACACGTGACATGTCAACTGCGGACTATCACTTAGTACTCGTTATCGTTTTAGCAAGTGTATTTGTGACTCTTGTGATTGTATTACGTTCACTAGTAATGCCTCTTTATTTAATTGCTTCACTGGTACTAACTTACTTCGCCGCACTTGGGTTTGCAGAAATCATTTTCATGCGAATTCTCGGCTATAGTGGTTTAACTTGGGCGACTCCATTCTTTGGATTCGTGGTACTCGTCGCACTCGGGATAGATTATTCCATCTTCCTCATGTCACGATTTAACGAATATAATGGACTTCCAGTGCGTGAACGGATGATTAAAGCAATGAAAAATATGGGTGGAGTCATCTTCTCAGCAGTAATCATTCTCGGTGGAACATTCGCCGCAATGATGCCAGCAGGAGTACTTTCCCTATTAGAAATTGCGACGGTAGTTCTTATCGGTCTCATCCTTTACGCTGTCGTCATCCTACCACTCTTTGTTCCAGTAATGGTAAAATTATTCGGTCGCGGTAACTGGTGGCCATTTATTACTAGAAAAGGAGACCATCAAGAAAACGTACCACCGAAAAAATAA
- the polX gene encoding DNA polymerase/3'-5' exonuclease PolX, with translation MVGNKKEIIHLLEEIAIYMELKGENSFKISAFRKAAQAIELDSRSLTEIDDFTKISGIGKTTGEIIQHFLATGECPELVELKKEVPAGLVPLLEVPGLGGKKLSRLYHELGVTDKTTLLEQVENGQIEALKGFGKKSAEKMAEAVREMGERPDRYPLNDVLPIIEKVEEYLAGIKEIDTFLQAGSLRRLRETVKDLDYVIATEKPEKVQKALLEFPLITDVTGDTKVSAVLEDNITISVDFRLVEKKAFATTIHHFTGSKDHNIKMRQLAKQSNEKISEYGVEQADGTMRYFESEEAFFEHFNIPFLPPEVRRDGSEIERVKKDTKFLELDDIRGDLHMHTTWSDGAYAIPEMIEACIAKGYEYMVITDHGKFLRVANGLDEKRLLEQQAEIKKVAANYPEIDVYSGVEMDILPDGSLDFEDETLEQLDFVIASIHSSFGQTEKDIMKRLKTACENPYVRLIAHPTGRIIVKRKPYHVNMKELIELAKNTGTALELNANPQRLDLNREHLEMAQIAGVPVAINTDAHDTKHLAFMSLGVRAAKKAWLDKSMVLNTKSAAEFKQFLQNK, from the coding sequence ATGGTTGGAAATAAAAAAGAAATTATACATTTGTTAGAAGAAATTGCTATTTACATGGAATTAAAAGGAGAAAATAGCTTCAAAATATCGGCATTCCGAAAAGCTGCCCAAGCAATTGAGCTCGACAGTCGGAGTTTGACTGAAATAGATGATTTTACAAAAATTAGTGGAATTGGAAAAACAACTGGAGAAATTATCCAACATTTTTTAGCAACTGGAGAATGCCCAGAACTTGTTGAATTAAAAAAAGAAGTGCCTGCTGGATTAGTCCCGTTACTTGAGGTTCCAGGTCTTGGTGGTAAAAAATTATCTCGACTCTATCACGAACTAGGAGTAACCGATAAAACCACTTTACTAGAACAAGTAGAAAATGGCCAAATAGAAGCTTTAAAAGGATTTGGCAAAAAATCAGCAGAGAAAATGGCAGAAGCAGTGCGAGAAATGGGTGAACGACCAGATAGATACCCACTAAATGATGTTCTACCAATAATCGAGAAAGTTGAAGAATATTTAGCTGGAATCAAAGAAATTGATACTTTTCTTCAAGCTGGAAGTCTCAGAAGATTACGAGAAACGGTGAAAGATTTAGATTATGTCATTGCGACAGAAAAACCAGAAAAAGTTCAAAAAGCTTTACTCGAATTCCCATTGATTACTGATGTTACTGGTGATACGAAAGTTTCTGCAGTTTTAGAAGATAATATTACCATTTCAGTGGATTTTCGCTTAGTAGAAAAGAAAGCTTTTGCCACAACGATACATCATTTTACCGGGTCAAAAGATCATAATATCAAAATGCGTCAACTGGCAAAGCAATCAAATGAAAAAATTAGTGAATACGGTGTGGAGCAAGCAGACGGAACGATGCGCTATTTTGAATCAGAAGAAGCATTTTTTGAGCATTTCAATATTCCGTTTTTACCACCAGAAGTTCGTCGAGATGGTTCAGAAATCGAACGCGTCAAAAAAGACACTAAATTTCTTGAATTAGATGATATTCGCGGGGACTTGCATATGCATACCACTTGGTCTGATGGAGCATATGCGATTCCAGAAATGATTGAAGCTTGTATTGCAAAGGGTTACGAATATATGGTTATTACTGATCACGGTAAATTTTTACGTGTCGCCAATGGACTAGATGAAAAAAGATTGCTTGAACAACAAGCTGAAATCAAAAAAGTCGCTGCTAATTATCCGGAAATTGATGTCTATTCTGGGGTTGAAATGGACATTTTACCAGATGGCTCGCTTGATTTTGAAGACGAAACACTAGAGCAACTTGACTTTGTTATTGCGTCGATTCACTCCAGTTTTGGACAAACAGAAAAAGATATTATGAAACGCTTAAAAACAGCATGTGAAAATCCTTATGTAAGATTGATCGCGCACCCAACTGGAAGAATTATCGTGAAAAGAAAGCCATATCATGTTAATATGAAAGAACTAATTGAACTAGCAAAAAATACTGGAACGGCACTGGAACTTAATGCGAATCCGCAAAGACTTGATTTAAACCGAGAACATTTAGAAATGGCGCAAATAGCAGGTGTCCCAGTAGCTATTAACACCGATGCACATGATACGAAACATTTAGCTTTCATGTCACTTGGCGTTCGTGCTGCTAAAAAAGCATGGTTAGACAAGTCCATGGTACTTAATACAAAATCAGCGGCCGAATTTAAACAATTTTTACAGAATAAATAA
- the rnhC gene encoding ribonuclease HIII, whose translation MANTVILVNQATMEKMKQTYLPFSSAKLPPGAVFAAKKPGVSITGYKSLKVMFQGVNGEAEAKKWVATLPTTTSKTPSVSKGVLPANFTSKNVLGSDEVGTGDFFGPITVCAAYVEESMMPRLKELGVKDSKAMKDPEICRIAEKIMPVVPHSVLLCPNPKYNEMQSRGMNQGQMKALLHNRALENVLKKIAPTKPEAILIDQFAEKNIYYRYLAKEPTIIRENVFFATKAEGLHLSVAAASIIARYKFVQAFEEMSREVGVPLPKGAGPHVDTVAAEIIERFGMETLAKYTKKHFANTEKALKIAKK comes from the coding sequence ATCGCAAATACAGTTATCTTAGTTAACCAAGCAACAATGGAAAAAATGAAACAAACTTATCTCCCCTTTTCAAGTGCTAAACTTCCACCGGGTGCCGTTTTTGCAGCTAAAAAGCCTGGTGTTTCGATTACAGGATATAAATCATTAAAAGTGATGTTTCAAGGTGTAAATGGAGAAGCTGAAGCAAAAAAATGGGTTGCGACTCTTCCAACAACTACAAGTAAAACTCCAAGCGTATCAAAAGGTGTACTTCCCGCTAACTTTACTAGTAAAAATGTGCTTGGTTCTGATGAAGTTGGCACTGGAGATTTTTTTGGACCAATTACGGTTTGTGCTGCTTATGTGGAAGAATCCATGATGCCACGTTTAAAAGAACTCGGTGTGAAAGATTCGAAAGCAATGAAAGATCCAGAAATTTGTCGCATTGCCGAGAAGATTATGCCAGTTGTTCCGCATAGTGTCTTACTTTGCCCAAATCCAAAATATAATGAAATGCAAAGTCGTGGTATGAACCAAGGTCAAATGAAAGCTCTATTACATAACCGCGCACTTGAAAATGTCTTAAAAAAAATCGCCCCTACGAAACCTGAGGCAATTTTAATTGATCAATTTGCGGAAAAAAATATCTACTATCGTTATTTAGCAAAAGAACCAACCATTATTCGCGAAAATGTTTTCTTCGCCACCAAAGCTGAAGGATTGCATCTTTCTGTAGCAGCCGCTTCCATTATTGCGCGTTATAAATTTGTGCAAGCTTTTGAAGAGATGTCTCGTGAAGTAGGGGTTCCACTACCAAAAGGAGCTGGGCCTCATGTCGATACAGTTGCAGCAGAAATTATCGAACGTTTCGGGATGGAGACGCTGGCCAAATACACGAAAAAACATTTTGCTAACACCGAAAAAGCTTTAAAGATTGCTAAAAAATAA
- a CDS encoding uracil-DNA glycosylase, which yields MIALGNDWDELLKDEFNKSYYLKLRQFLKNEYQTKTVFPDMYDIFNSLKHTSYQDVKVVILGQDPYHGSGQAHGFSFSVQKGVQIPPSLQNIYLELKNDLNCDIPNNGYLIPWADQGVLLLNTVLTVRAGQANSHRGQGWEILTNRIIEFINQKEEPVVFLLWGNNAKEKMQLLTNPLHQVFTSVHPSPLSASRGFIGCKHFSKTNIFLENFGVKPIDWQIPSI from the coding sequence ATGATAGCACTCGGAAATGACTGGGATGAGTTATTAAAAGATGAGTTTAACAAGTCTTATTATTTAAAACTACGCCAATTCCTCAAAAATGAATACCAAACAAAAACCGTTTTTCCGGATATGTATGATATTTTTAATTCGTTAAAACATACATCCTACCAAGATGTGAAGGTCGTAATTCTAGGTCAAGATCCATATCATGGAAGTGGCCAAGCACATGGTTTTTCATTTTCCGTCCAAAAAGGCGTACAAATCCCACCATCATTACAAAATATTTATTTGGAGCTTAAGAATGATTTGAATTGTGATATTCCAAACAATGGTTATCTTATTCCCTGGGCAGATCAAGGTGTGCTACTGCTTAACACCGTATTAACTGTTCGGGCCGGTCAAGCAAATTCTCACCGCGGACAGGGCTGGGAAATATTGACAAATCGGATCATTGAATTTATTAATCAAAAAGAAGAGCCTGTCGTATTTTTACTTTGGGGAAACAATGCAAAAGAAAAGATGCAACTGTTGACGAATCCGCTTCATCAAGTCTTCACATCCGTTCATCCGAGTCCACTTTCTGCTTCGCGAGGTTTTATAGGCTGTAAACACTTCTCCAAAACAAATATTTTTCTGGAGAATTTTGGTGTTAAACCAATTGATTGGCAAATTCCTTCTATATAA
- the trxA gene encoding thioredoxin, with amino-acid sequence MVKEITDATFEQETSEGLVLTDFWATWCGPCRMVAPVLEEIQEERGDTLKIVKMDVDENPETPGSFGVLSIPTLLIKKDGVVVDTIIGYRPKEELDEVINKYV; translated from the coding sequence ATGGTAAAAGAAATTACAGATGCAACATTTGAACAAGAAACTAGTGAAGGTTTAGTATTAACAGATTTCTGGGCAACATGGTGTGGTCCTTGCCGCATGGTGGCTCCAGTTTTAGAAGAAATACAAGAAGAACGCGGTGATACACTTAAAATCGTCAAAATGGACGTAGATGAAAATCCAGAAACACCGGGAAGCTTTGGTGTACTGAGCATTCCAACCCTTCTTATTAAAAAAGATGGAGTGGTAGTTGATACAATTATCGGTTACCGTCCAAAAGAAGAACTGGATGAAGTCATCAACAAATACGTTTAA
- the zapA gene encoding cell division protein ZapA: protein MANERNKVVTTIYGREYTIVGVETADHLRKVAREVDEKMHEIGSQNHALDSGRLAVLTAVNATHDYLKLEQKFRELEEELARIKGRD from the coding sequence GTGGCAAATGAGAGAAATAAAGTAGTGACAACGATTTACGGTCGAGAATATACCATTGTTGGAGTAGAAACAGCAGATCACTTACGAAAAGTAGCTCGCGAGGTCGATGAAAAAATGCACGAAATCGGCTCCCAAAACCATGCGCTCGATAGTGGAAGACTCGCTGTCCTAACCGCAGTGAATGCAACCCACGATTATTTAAAACTAGAACAAAAATTCAGAGAGTTGGAAGAAGAACTAGCTCGTATTAAAGGAAGAGATTAA